In Parasegetibacter sp. NRK P23, a single genomic region encodes these proteins:
- a CDS encoding IlvD/Edd family dehydratase, which translates to MIKNLRSRHWFGRKDKDGIIYRSWMKNQGMPTDMFDGRPVIGICNTFSELTPCNAHFREHAEAVKRGVLEAGGFPLEFPIMSLGETLMKPTAMLFRNLASMDAEESIRANPLDGVVLLTGCDKTTPSTVMGAASVGLPTIVVPGGPMLNGRYKGQLIGSGTHVWKFDEDMKTGKISQEECELAESCMSRSIGHCMTMGTASTMACMVEALGLTLSGAAAIPAADSRKKVMAQLSGRRIVDMVREDLTIDKILTREAFENAIKVNAAVGGSSNFIIHLLAIAGRIGVDLDLEDFDTIGSKIPLLLNLMPSGKYLMEDFFYAGGLPVILNELKDTLHKNVITVTGKNHHDNIKGTTDCYNNDVIFPYNEPLIPEGGCVIVKGNLAENGAVIKPSAATPALMQHTGRAVVFESIEDYNARIDDPELDIDETCVMVLKYVGPVGYPGMPEVGNMALPKKVLMKGITDMVRISDGRMSGTAYGTAVLHVSPESAIGGNLALVQNGDMIELDVAQRKLHLHVSDEELAKRRAAWVKPQPAATRGYVSLYVQHVLGADKGADLDFLQGSSGSEVTRDSH; encoded by the coding sequence ATGATCAAGAATTTAAGAAGCCGGCATTGGTTTGGCCGCAAGGACAAAGACGGGATCATTTACCGCAGCTGGATGAAGAACCAGGGCATGCCCACCGACATGTTTGATGGGCGCCCCGTAATTGGCATCTGCAATACCTTCAGCGAACTCACGCCCTGCAACGCGCATTTCAGGGAACATGCCGAAGCCGTAAAAAGAGGTGTACTGGAAGCAGGAGGTTTCCCCCTGGAGTTTCCCATCATGAGTCTGGGAGAAACACTGATGAAGCCCACCGCCATGCTTTTCAGGAACCTCGCCAGTATGGACGCGGAAGAATCCATCCGGGCCAACCCGCTGGATGGTGTGGTACTACTTACAGGTTGTGATAAAACCACGCCCTCCACGGTGATGGGCGCAGCCAGCGTAGGACTTCCCACCATCGTGGTGCCCGGCGGCCCCATGCTGAACGGACGCTACAAAGGCCAACTCATTGGAAGCGGCACCCATGTATGGAAGTTTGACGAAGACATGAAAACCGGCAAGATCAGCCAGGAAGAATGCGAACTCGCCGAAAGCTGCATGAGCCGCAGCATCGGCCATTGCATGACCATGGGCACCGCCTCTACCATGGCCTGTATGGTGGAAGCACTCGGCCTTACCCTCAGCGGCGCGGCCGCCATACCCGCGGCGGACTCCAGAAAAAAAGTGATGGCGCAACTCAGCGGAAGACGCATCGTGGATATGGTACGGGAAGACCTTACCATCGACAAAATTCTGACCAGGGAAGCCTTCGAGAACGCGATCAAAGTGAACGCGGCAGTGGGCGGCTCTTCCAACTTCATCATCCACCTGCTGGCCATTGCCGGAAGAATTGGCGTGGACCTGGACCTCGAAGATTTCGATACCATCGGCAGCAAGATACCCCTCCTGCTCAACCTGATGCCATCCGGCAAATACCTGATGGAAGACTTCTTCTACGCCGGTGGTCTGCCCGTTATCCTCAACGAATTGAAAGACACCCTGCATAAAAACGTGATCACGGTTACAGGAAAGAACCACCACGACAATATCAAAGGCACCACGGATTGTTACAACAATGATGTGATCTTCCCCTATAACGAACCACTCATCCCCGAAGGCGGCTGCGTGATCGTGAAAGGCAACCTGGCGGAGAATGGCGCGGTCATTAAACCATCCGCGGCCACACCGGCCCTGATGCAACATACAGGGCGGGCCGTGGTATTTGAAAGCATTGAAGACTATAATGCAAGGATTGATGATCCTGAACTTGATATTGATGAAACCTGCGTGATGGTACTGAAATATGTGGGGCCCGTGGGTTACCCCGGAATGCCTGAAGTAGGCAATATGGCCCTTCCTAAAAAAGTGCTGATGAAAGGCATCACCGATATGGTACGCATCAGCGATGGACGAATGAGTGGCACCGCTTACGGAACCGCTGTACTGCACGTTTCACCCGAAAGCGCCATTGGCGGAAACCTGGCGTTGGTGCAGAACGGCGACATGATTGAACTGGACGTGGCCCAAAGAAAACTCCACCTCCATGTAAGTGATGAAGAACTGGCCAAAAGAAGGGCGGCATGGGTAAAACCACAGCCTGCCGCCACCAGAGGCTACGTGAGCCTGTATGTACAACATGTTTTGGGAGCAGACAAAGGCGCCGACCTCGATTTTCTGCAAGGAAGCAGCGGCAGCGAAGTGACCCGCGATTCACATTGA
- a CDS encoding SMP-30/gluconolactonase/LRE family protein, producing MNCFHYTLLLTFVGFSYNTMAQERKVFPETGAILRFDQALDKIIDTNTRAEIIAEGFEWSEGPLWVPQHNMLLFSDVPKNTVYKWTEANGMETYLSPSGYTGKMKSQSKEPGSNGLTLNEKGELVLCQHGNRQMARMDAPLNAPQPEFTTLAATYNGKKFSSPNDCAFNNKGELFFTDPPYGLPTQNDRDPSKELPFNGVYKLKKDGTIVLLTDSITRPNGIAFFPGHKKLLIANSDPAKPFWYMYDVNGDQLSNGKIFFHLKERERNWKGLPDGLKISKQGIVFATGPGGIYIFSKEGKKLGIIRLENPASNCALSADEKTLFVTNDMYLLRIKLK from the coding sequence ATGAATTGCTTTCATTACACCCTCCTGCTCACCTTTGTAGGCTTCAGTTACAATACCATGGCACAGGAAAGAAAAGTTTTCCCTGAAACCGGCGCTATCCTGAGGTTCGATCAGGCGCTGGATAAAATCATTGACACGAACACACGTGCGGAGATCATCGCTGAAGGATTTGAATGGAGTGAAGGACCACTTTGGGTACCACAACACAACATGCTGTTGTTTAGTGATGTCCCTAAAAACACCGTATACAAATGGACGGAAGCCAATGGTATGGAAACCTATCTTTCGCCCAGTGGCTATACCGGAAAAATGAAGAGCCAGTCTAAAGAACCGGGCAGCAACGGACTTACGCTCAATGAAAAAGGAGAACTTGTATTGTGCCAGCACGGCAACCGGCAAATGGCCCGGATGGATGCGCCCCTGAACGCGCCTCAACCTGAATTCACCACACTGGCGGCCACGTATAACGGGAAGAAGTTCAGCAGTCCGAACGATTGCGCTTTCAACAACAAAGGAGAACTGTTCTTCACCGATCCTCCTTACGGACTTCCAACCCAGAACGACAGGGATCCATCCAAAGAACTCCCTTTCAACGGTGTTTATAAACTTAAAAAAGACGGCACCATAGTTCTTCTTACCGATTCCATTACACGCCCCAACGGGATAGCCTTCTTCCCCGGACACAAGAAATTGCTTATCGCCAACAGCGATCCGGCAAAGCCGTTCTGGTACATGTACGATGTGAACGGCGACCAGCTTTCCAACGGGAAAATATTCTTCCACCTCAAAGAAAGGGAACGCAACTGGAAAGGACTGCCTGACGGATTAAAGATCAGCAAACAGGGCATTGTTTTCGCGACAGGCCCCGGCGGCATTTATATCTTCAGCAAAGAAGGGAAAAAACTGGGCATCATCCGGCTGGAAAATCCGGCGAGCAACTGTGCCCTCTCCGCCGATGAAAAAACATTATTCGTTACCAACGACATGTACCTGCTGCGCATAAAACTGAAATAA
- a CDS encoding fumarylacetoacetate hydrolase family protein yields the protein MKIYNTRKGLVIEKDNTFYLAENEQWDTFINNDNALQCAIALSNELPATDASVVQDALAPIGSHQELWACGVTYYRSMVGRQEESKAAGGADFYGKVYEAERPECFFKSNPFRVSGNNGKVRIRKDSTWDVPEPELTLVVTSSGKIIGYTIGNDMSSRSIEGENPLYLPQAKTYDGCAALGPCVYLTDAPLDQQTQIHLTIHRNNAVVFQGSIAISQMKRTPKELVSFIFRESSFPHGCMIMTGTGIVPDHPFTLQAGDQITIAIDGIGALVNTVQ from the coding sequence ATGAAAATCTACAACACAAGAAAAGGCCTGGTGATTGAAAAGGACAACACCTTCTACCTCGCGGAAAATGAACAATGGGATACGTTCATCAACAACGACAACGCGCTGCAATGTGCCATCGCTCTAAGCAACGAACTGCCGGCCACAGATGCATCCGTCGTTCAGGATGCGCTTGCGCCCATCGGCAGTCATCAGGAACTATGGGCCTGCGGCGTAACCTATTACAGAAGTATGGTGGGCAGGCAGGAAGAAAGTAAAGCCGCTGGCGGCGCTGATTTTTACGGCAAAGTATATGAGGCGGAACGGCCCGAATGTTTTTTTAAAAGCAACCCGTTCCGCGTATCCGGCAACAACGGCAAGGTACGCATCAGAAAAGACAGCACCTGGGATGTACCCGAACCGGAACTTACACTGGTGGTCACCAGTTCAGGAAAAATCATCGGATACACAATCGGCAACGACATGAGCAGTCGCAGCATTGAAGGAGAAAACCCGCTCTACCTGCCACAGGCCAAAACTTATGACGGCTGCGCGGCATTAGGGCCCTGCGTGTACCTTACCGACGCGCCACTGGACCAGCAAACACAGATTCACCTCACTATACATCGGAACAATGCAGTTGTGTTCCAGGGCAGTATCGCCATCAGCCAGATGAAGCGTACGCCGAAAGAGTTGGTATCCTTCATTTTCAGGGAGAGCAGCTTCCCACATGGCTGCATGATTATGACCGGCACAGGCATTGTGCCCGACCACCCGTTCACCCTGCAGGCCGGAGACCAGATCACTATTGCCATAGATGGGATCGGCGCGCTGGTGAACACCGTTCAATAA
- a CDS encoding gluconate:H+ symporter, with product MELLVILLAVGIQLFLTYKKVSPFLSLLFIAILSGLLLGMEPMQLVKSIEKGVGSTLGGLALIICLGAILGKILESSGAAEKIATTLINSFGPKRIQWAVLLTGFLVGLPLYYNAGFVILVPLVFSISRKANLPLLYVAIPMAASLSATHCFLPPHPAPVFLVNAFGADMGKTLIYGLLITVPVVIIAGPLLGRNLRSIKLQLTEPVIAQEPQPAKALPPVLPSFLLGLLPVILITLAVVATYFLPEGNLQKFFLFLGDPTIALLCSVFLATWQLGIQRGHSATTTMRWLNEAIAGIAGIMLIITAGGVFKQVLQDSGTDQYIAAFSTRWRMPPLIFAWTVTAFLRITIGSATVAGITAAGVVTPLVASGAASPELMVLAVGTGSVFGSHVNDSGFWMFKEFFNLSMKQTFLSWTVMESIISVAGLGGILLLELVV from the coding sequence ATGGAACTATTGGTCATATTGCTCGCGGTGGGCATACAACTTTTCCTTACCTATAAAAAAGTAAGCCCCTTCCTGTCTCTGCTTTTCATAGCAATACTATCGGGCCTCTTACTGGGTATGGAACCGATGCAGTTGGTGAAGTCGATCGAAAAAGGCGTGGGCAGCACCCTTGGCGGACTGGCACTCATCATTTGCCTGGGCGCGATATTGGGAAAGATACTGGAGAGCAGTGGCGCCGCTGAAAAAATAGCAACCACGCTTATCAATAGTTTTGGGCCGAAGCGCATTCAGTGGGCCGTATTGCTCACAGGTTTCCTGGTGGGACTACCGCTCTATTACAATGCGGGATTTGTGATATTAGTGCCATTGGTTTTTTCAATCTCCCGGAAGGCCAATCTTCCATTACTGTATGTGGCCATTCCGATGGCGGCATCTTTATCCGCCACCCATTGTTTCCTGCCGCCACACCCGGCACCTGTATTCCTCGTGAACGCCTTCGGCGCGGACATGGGCAAAACCCTGATCTACGGCCTTCTGATCACGGTTCCTGTAGTCATCATCGCCGGCCCGTTGCTGGGCAGGAACCTCCGCTCCATTAAACTGCAACTGACCGAACCCGTTATAGCGCAAGAACCGCAGCCCGCTAAAGCGCTCCCTCCAGTATTGCCCAGCTTTTTGCTGGGATTGCTGCCTGTAATCCTGATTACGCTGGCCGTGGTGGCCACCTACTTTTTACCAGAAGGAAACCTGCAGAAATTCTTTCTTTTCCTCGGCGACCCCACCATAGCGCTGCTGTGCTCCGTGTTCCTCGCCACCTGGCAACTTGGTATTCAACGCGGGCATTCCGCCACCACCACCATGCGGTGGCTCAATGAAGCCATTGCGGGTATCGCGGGTATCATGCTCATCATTACAGCGGGCGGTGTATTTAAACAGGTACTACAGGACAGCGGCACCGATCAGTATATCGCCGCCTTCAGCACCAGGTGGCGAATGCCACCGCTTATTTTCGCGTGGACCGTCACGGCATTCCTGCGCATCACCATCGGTTCCGCTACCGTAGCGGGCATAACAGCCGCAGGCGTAGTTACACCGTTAGTAGCATCCGGTGCGGCCTCCCCGGAATTAATGGTACTGGCCGTGGGCACGGGCAGCGTTTTCGGTTCTCATGTGAACGACTCCGGCTTCTGGATGTTTAAAGAATTCTTCAACCTTTCGATGAAACAAACCTTCCTTTCGTGGACGGTGATGGAAAGTATTATTTCAGTTGCGGGACTTGGAGGGATATTATTGCTGGAACTGGTGGTGTGA